The uncultured Fusobacterium sp. DNA segment GCTTATGACATTAATTGTTTTTTGATAGATCAAAGAGCTATTTTGTCATGAGCATTTTTTTATACAAAAATTTCAGAAAAAGGAGGGCAGCTATGACCAATCCAATCAGTGATTTATATATAAAGTTTATGGAAAATGTAGACCCTTATTTAAGAAGATATCCGTATCTTGTTGGAATAATAGGAGGATTATTATTTTTCTTTGGTGCAATTTTTAATTGGAAATGGATTTGTGATCCTACAGGTTCAAAAAGATTTATGAGAACTGTATATGAAATTTTTGGAGAGAGAGGATTTAGATTTTTTACAGGAGTGTTTGGAGCTATAATAGTGATTTTTTCTTTATCTTTATGGTTAAAAAATTAAGGAGGTCAATATGAATTTAAAATACAGATGCCCAGAATGTGGAACATCTTTAGGATTTGAAGGTTTATGTTGGAGATGTAGAGCAAAGAAACATAGAGAAGAAGTTGATAATTGGACTGATAAAGAGATAGAAGAAAAAATAAATCAAGTGATAGAAAAGTTAAAAGTTTCGACAGAAGATAATTTTTATGAAACTGATGAGTATGAAATTTTTCAAGATTTGATGACAAAGGGAATATATGTAGAAGAATTTTCTAAAATAGCTTGTGAAAGAGAGATTTTTTATCCAAGTGAGTTATATTATAATGCTAGTGATGAAGTAAGAGATAAATTAATAGAAAAAATTTTAAATACAAAATCTTCTGATGAGGGAAGTTGCCTTTTACAATGTCTTGCTATGATAGGAGATAAAAAATCACAAGACACTTTATATGAAATGAAAATAAATCCTAAACCTTGGAGAAAAAAACTTTATGTAGATTCAGACATTTATGCTGAAGAGGGTGGCTGGACTTTTGACAGTGATAATAATTATATAAAACTTAATTATGATAGATGTTTCTCTTTTGAAAAGGGAGAGGAAAAAGATGAGAATGGAACTTTTATTGCTAGAAAAAGAGGTGAAAAATGTCCACACTGCGGTGGAGAGATAATAGATATTTTAGTGATAGATGGAAGAGATGAAAGATTTTCATTTTTAGGTTTAGATGGAATTATTACTGCAAGTTGTTGTCCTAACTGTGTAACTTTAAGCGAGGGAATTTCAAATAGATTTAGCCTTGATGGAACAAATGAGATCTTAGAATATGAGGGAGAAGAGGAAAATTATTTTAGAGATGAGATAATAGATGAGATGATAAATAATAATTTTGTTGTTTCTGAGAAAGAAAAACCACTATTTTATGGAGCATTTACAGATGATGTAAATACAATAGGTGGATTTGCTAATTGGATACAAGACTGGGAATATAGAGAGTGTCTTGAGTGTGGAAAAAAGATGAAGTATCTTGCTCAAATTCATTGGGATACTATAATGGATTGTGCAGAGGGAACTTTATATATAGAGATATGTCCAGAGTGTAAGATAATTACTATGTTTCATCAACAAACTTAATTTTTAAGGAAATAGTGATAATATGAAAAACTTTGATATAGTAGCTTTTATATGTGGGATAATAGTTATTTATATGATAATTGGTTGTACATTTCTTATTTTAAAACAACTTAAATATAATCTGAAATTTACAGTGATTATCTTTATATCAGTAATAATTGGTTTAGGACTTATCTGCCTTTACAATTACTTTAAAAATTTTTAAAGTGGAGGTGCAATATGATTAATTTAAAAAAGAACAATTCTCTTGTTAGAAAAATAGGTTTTCTTTTTGTTCTTGCTATTTTATTACAAATACCTATATTTTTTATTCATACAATAGTTGATGATAGAGGTTACTCATACAATAATATGGTAGAAGAGATTGGAAATGAGTGGGGAAGAAAACAAACTATTGCAGGAGTTTTTCTGACAATCCCCTTTGATGATAGTGAGATATATTATGATAATTCAGGAAAAGAGGCAAAGAGAAAGATTGTAAAAAATTTGGTAATTCTTCCTGATGATTTAAAAGTAAAGGTTTATTTAAAAGATGAAGTTAGAGAAAGGGGTATTTATAAGACAACTGTATACAATGGAGATATTATTTTAGAGGGAAGTTTTCCAAGTATAAGAAATTCTGTCCCTGCCAATATTTTTCCATACAATATTGGTATTGGGCTTGGGATAACTGATACAAAATCTATTATGAAAGTTGAAGAGTTTATAGTTGAGGGGGAAAATATAGAGCTTGAATCAGGAACAGGAGTTACACAACAGGGAATAAATA contains these protein-coding regions:
- a CDS encoding immunity 17 family protein — translated: MTNPISDLYIKFMENVDPYLRRYPYLVGIIGGLLFFFGAIFNWKWICDPTGSKRFMRTVYEIFGERGFRFFTGVFGAIIVIFSLSLWLKN